The following is a genomic window from Rutidosis leptorrhynchoides isolate AG116_Rl617_1_P2 chromosome 8, CSIRO_AGI_Rlap_v1, whole genome shotgun sequence.
TAGTTTAGGGATCCTAGATCTTTGATGCTGAATTTGTCATGTAATTTTGCCTTGATGATTGAGATGAGTTGGTTGTTGTTTccagtgatgattaagtcatctacATATATGACCAAAGCTAGAAAGTTTGACCCTTGTGTGTAGGTAAATAAGGAAGTATCTGCATAGCTTTGTTTGAACCGTAGATTGATGAGAAAGTCTGTCAGTTTTGTAAACCATTGCTTGTTGGCCTGTTTCAGTCCATAGAGGGACTTTAGTAGTCTGCAGACTGAATTAGCTGGATAGGTTTTGTTGTAGCCTTGAGGAATTTGCATATAGACTTCTTCATGAAGATCACCATACAAGAAGGCATTGTTGACATCTAATTGTGCTATATGCCAGTTGTGGTGTATAGCAATGGCAACTATAGTTCTTACAATGACCATTTTGGCTACTGGTGCAAATGTTTCAGTGTAATCTGTGCCTTCCTTTTGTGTGTAGCCTTTTGCTACCAATCTTGCTTTATATCTTTCAATGGATCCATCAGCCTTGAGTTTAACCCTGTAGACCCATTTGCAGCCTACTGCAGTTTTATTTGGTGGTAGAGTAGTGATGACCCAAGTGTTGTTTGTCTCCAGGGATTCTATCTCTGTGTTCATTGCCTGTACCCATTTCTCATTTTTGGATGCCTGATTGTAGGTATGTGGTTCTACTAATGTGTTTATGGTACAGATTAAATGTCTGTGTGTGTTGTTTTGTACATTTTGGTAGTTTAGATATTTGGAATGATGGAATTTTGTGACAGAATTGATATTGGATGGAGGAAGGTTGTAGTGATAATCTTGAAGTTTTAGTGGGATTTTCTGTGCTCTAGTAGATGTTCTTTTAGGTGGTATGGTTGAAGTGGTTGTTGCAGGTGAATTAGTTGGTTGTTCCTGAATGGGAGAGTTGTTTGAGATGGATGTGTTGAGTTGTTGTGTGGTGTTTGTTGGAGTAGAGGAATTTGATGTGGTGGAAGTGGAAGTTGATGTACTTGTTTGCTGTGTGTTGCTAGCTGAAGTAGATGAGTTTGATGTTGTGGAATTGGAAGGTATAGGTGTTGAACTTGAGCTGGAATTATGCAGATTTGATGGGTTTGAGAGTGGTGTGTTTAATTCTAGATGATTTTGTGGAGTTTGAATGTTGATGTTGAGAGGAATGGATTCTGTGTGTGGTATTTTTGGTTTGAAAGGGAAAACTTGCTCATCAAAGGTGACATTTCTGGTAATGAATGTTTTGTGAGTTTCAAGATTGTAGAGGATGTAACCTTTCTGAGTTGTTGGGTAACCAAGTAGGACAGAGGGAATTGATCTAGGTGCAAATTTGTCAGTTGTGTGATTGTGGGCATTGGCTAAGCAGCCAATTATCTTTAGGTGAGATAGGTTTGGTGGTGTTTTATAGATTGTTTGATAAGGACTACAGTTGTGTAATGGTTTAGTTGGTAATCTGTTTATGATATGTGTTGCTGCAAGGATGCAGTATCCCCAGAAATGGATAGGTAAGTGAGATTGAAACCTAATTGATCTAGCTATTTCAAGGAGTTGTTTGTGTTTTCTCTCAACTCTGGTATTTTGTTGTGGGGTGTAAGGGCAGGTTGTTTGATGGATTATTCCATTTGTTTGGAAAAATTCTTTTAAAGATTGGTTAATGAATTCAGATCCATTGTCTGACCTAATGGTTTTGATTTTGGTTTGAAAGTGATTAATTGTGTATTGATAAAACATTTTGATTTGTGATATGGCATGATGTTTTGAGGGTAGGATGTATGTCCAGGTTGCTCTCGAGTAGTCATCAACTATGGTTAGAAAATATTTGCAATTGTTCATGGTTGTGTGTTTGTATGGGCCCCACATGTCAATGTGAATTAATGAGAATAAAGAAGTAGCATGAGAtttactatcattaaaaggaagtttaAAAGGAAGTTTATTTTGTTTAGCTAAAGGACATATAGTACAGTTATGAGAATTAGAGGTACATTTTACAATAGAAGATAAAGACTCAATGTGTTTTAATACATTGAATGAAGAATGGCCAAGCCTTGAGTGCCATAAAAGAGCTTCAGCAGAGATGAGAGTTGGAGTGCTGGAGATTTGGTTATTGAGTGGTTTTGATGAGCTTTGTCTTGATGGATGACATATAGACCATTAAAGAGGGTGCCATGTGCAATCCTCTTGTGGTGGTCCTGAAAATAGCTAGATAGAGGAGTAAATAGGACTGATAATGGAAGGTGTTGTCCTAGTTTACTCACAGATAGGAGATTGTATGAAAAAATGGGTATGTAATAGACATCATGCAGTATAATGTGGTCATTGATAGAAACAGACCCACATTGATTGACTTCTGTGTTGTGTCCATTTGGAAGTGTAATGTAGATTGGTGTAGTGCAGGTGTGTATGTTATGCATTAGGGTTAATGAGGTGGCTACATGGTCAGTAGCCCCACTATCTACAATCCATGCATCTTTATAATGAGAAATGATTAAAGCAATGAACCTATGTCTTTGCACATTTATATGAGAAGCAATGAGTCTGTTCTTGTGTATACCTGCTGCAGATTGTTCTTGTTGGTTTGATTACATCATCATGAGTACCTAGTTCAGCTGGTTTTGAAGTTGATCCATCCTGGCATTCATTGCAGCTTCATTGCTTGTGTTGTCACTTTTCCCTGAGGTAACCATGTTGACACTTTTCCCTGTGTTTGTTTGTGTAGCACTGCTATTTACCCTATTTGGTGGTTTGAATTTGTCATGCAGGGGGTGGCCCACTGGATAGCCTACAATCTTGTAGCACTCTTCTTTGGTATGCCCTTCTAAGCTGCAGTTACTGCAGAATACACCCTTCTTGAATGTACTTTTCTTGTAAGTAGCTGTTGTTGTCTTCTGTGAAATCCATCTTGAGGTACTCCTGTTATTGGATTGCATAGAAAGGGCAGCTGATATGGATGATTTGACTGTGTGTTGTTCCTTTTGCTTCTCTTCTTGCCTGATCATACCATATGCCTTAGCAGCATTTGACATAGGTTGCATGAGTAAAATCTGACCCCTCACATTGGAATAACACTCATCTAATCCCATTAGAAATTGTATGAGTCTTTTCCTTTGTTCCCTCTCACCATTAACCCTGCCATTTTCACAATTGcagatacatgtacatatatatggTGCTTCAAGAGCATCCAACTCATCCCAATAGCCCTTCAATTTCTGGTAATAGATTTCAACAGTACATTGATCTTGCTTTAATTGTGATATTTCATTTGCTAATTGATACATTCCGTGACCATCTAGTTGAGAGTAATGCTCTTGTAACTCTTTCCATTAAGCAGAGTTAATGAAGCTTAATGAGTTACCTATTTGATCTGAGATAGTGTTAAGTATCCAGGAAATGATCATATCATTTGTCCTGTCCCACAGTGCATCAACACTTGAGTTTGCAGCAGGTTCTGTGATCTCTCCAGTGACAATTTTCAGTTTATTCTTAGCATTTAGTGCGATCATCATAGATATTCTCCACGAGCTATAATTTTCAGATCCTGTGAGTTTATTTGAGATGAGGATTAGACCTGGATGATCATTCTGGTGAAGGTAAAGTGGATGATTAGGTGAATTTAGATCCTCTTCAATTGACGATACAGCAATCGGCATGATGAATTGTTGTTAAAAGTTGATTTAGAAAGAAATTGTGATTTGATTGAGAATTGTGATTTGTGAAGAAGATTGAATCTGAATCAGGATGATCAGATTGATTGTTAGCAGTTGAATTGTGATGATATGAATTCAAGAGATGTTGCGTAAGTGTGTATATGTGATTTGAAGATGATCGATTTGAAGTAATTTGAGATTTGCAGGTGGCCGGAAGTTTGGCCGGAGGAGATGATCGGAGCTATGAGCTCATCGCTCTGATACCATAACAGTAAAATGCAAATAACAGAAATTTGTTATTTCTCTAACTAACTATTACAAGGTAATCTACTAACCTATTTAAACATATACAGTAGTCATTAACAACCCTAACTAAATGTTGACTTTTACATTGACTTTCCTATAAGTTGCAGATTGTATAAATTAGCTGCTCTACATCGAATTGCTTGACACCAAATGCTTTCTTCTCTTGTTAGCTTGACTGGAGAAGGTTGTGTTGATGTGGATTTTGCCAGTATCCTCAATAGTGGTAATGAACAACCTTTTTTCGAACAAAAAATAAAAGGTTAGTTAACAAGTCTTCAGTTGGAGATAGTGGTAGTGGCAATCGAAATGAGTATTTGATGTCTTCTAATTCTGGTATGCTTCATTTCGGTAATGATGATGGCTCATTTTTGTGTGTATCAGCTAACTGTATgggtacgtttttttttttttcatgctaAACATTATTGATTGTGTGTGACTTATGCTTCTATGTGATTAGTAATCTCTAATATGTAGATGTTGGTTCTCGTGTAATGAGTGTGCGACATTAGATCTCCCCTACGTGTACTGTTCAATGTATGTTTATAGTTGGTCGTTAATTAATTTCTTTTGTTACTATTTGGACTATGGTTACTCGGTGTTTATCATGTTGTTGCAATCTTGATTATAGGAGTCACATCAGCGTACGATGACATTGGTGATTGTGTTTGTGCTTGCAATTTTTGTTGAGTTATCTTTTGGTATGAAAAACGTTTGAGGACCTCTTCTAGCCGTCTAAATTTTCTGAAGGAGGTTGTGTCGACTTGCCTAGAAATCAAGAGCCTCTACGTAACTTTCTCGATTTGTTAGGCGATAAGCGTTACCTAGATAATATACGGGCCTACAATTAGATGTTTAATATGGCTTCTTTTGGTGCTCATATTGATGACGAAATGAATATTTATCTGGGTTATACGATGCTATAGATATAGGTGATCATTATGGTTCTGATGTTGGAACTAGAATTATTTTGCCAGCATCATTTACCGAAGGTCCTAGATATGTGTATATCAATTACTTAGACGCACTTGCTATTGTCGTGTTCACAGTAACCCTCGGGTTTTTAAAACGTTTAATTCCCTAAAATCATGAGATATCTGGGCAAATATTCATTTTTGACTGCATATGGTCGAGCTGATATAGTCGTTAGGTTCTTCCATATGAAGGTTAAGCAGTTCGTATCCGTTTTGAAAGAAAATGAGCTATTTGGTTCTTACAAAACTGGTACCAAGTTATTATTATAGGTTATCTATTTCAGAAGTTTCTTCTTTTAATGATTATGTGTTAGTTGCATATATCCAAAGTGGCTAAACTCAAATAAGTGTGTTTTGGAATGTATTACGTTATGTGTGTTTTGGAATTTCAGTTATCACTTATTTCAAATTGTCTATTGTTATATGCTCATTTATTTGCTATTGAATGTGGGTTGTCATTTATTATCTACAAGAACAAGAATGAGCCAATAGCCTAGTGGTGAATGACTCaccctcctttaggggaggtgagggttcgattcccactaggtgaggattttccaaataattggatcaaaaaccattcttaccgggcTCAAATGATCCAttggtcccacgcatgcgaagattgaaacaatgacaatgcaggttCGTTTATCGGGCCTGGTATTCTGTGGagaaatgggtgatggtgtttcgccaagGCTCCAGTGGGGTACCGGGGGCCGCTGGATGgattgacaaagtcaacacagggctaacatgtccctgccgacacacatgttttgaaacaatttatTATCTACTTACTTGGTAATTACTTTTATATTTACATTATTTGCATATTTTTAAAATGTTCAGCATGATAGAAATGTATTATTTGCTACTTAAGTTATCTATACTTTAGAAGTTAGTTCTGTCTACTCCTTCCATTTGTTGATTAAATACCTTAAAGAGATTGTTAAATGCATTCATAAGATACTTTCTCCCATTAACTCAAAAAATATGATCTAACATTTTGAGTATAtgcaagatgataataataataataataataataataataataataataataataataataataataataataataataaataaataaataaataaataaataaataaataataaataataataataataataataataataataataataataataataagtgtaacataagaattaatattaatattaattaacattaatattaatattaatattaatttaatacttaATACTACATATACTAAATGTGGTGGCCTTGTGGTCGTCCCCTCTCTCCCAAAACGACAACATTGCCCCACACTTTTCACACTTGATTTTCATTCTTCCCCCCTCATCTATACCTAACTTTCAAAAATTACACCAAACTTCAGGGGGTAAAATGTAAATTctctaaattaaaataaaaaactcCACCCTAACCCTCGACAGCCCATATCTTTCgcctcgctccgagttaaatttcaccaagtactccgttaaactcgaaatatttttactaacaaaacgaaactaactacgttcaaaacggacactttttaaaaaaacgctaaacacaacgacatctcgtatctttcc
Proteins encoded in this region:
- the LOC139863613 gene encoding uncharacterized protein; the encoded protein is MPIAVSSIEEDLNSPNHPLYLHQNDHPGLILISNKLTGSENYSSWRISMMIALNAKNKLKIVTGEITEPAANSSVDALWDRTNDMIISWILNTISDQIANEISQLKQDQCTVEIYYQKLKGYWDELDALEAPYICTCICNCENGRVNGEREQRKRLIQFLMGLDECYSNVRGQILLMQPMSNAAKAYGMIRQEEKQKEQHTVKSSISAALSMQSNNRSTSRWISQKTTTATYKKSTFKKGVFCSNCSLEGHTKEECYKIVGYPVGHPLHDKFKPPNRVNSSATQTNTGKSVNMVTSGKSDNTSNEAAMNARMDQLQNQLN